The Brassica oleracea var. oleracea cultivar TO1000 chromosome C6, BOL, whole genome shotgun sequence genome includes a region encoding these proteins:
- the LOC106297127 gene encoding LOW QUALITY PROTEIN: uncharacterized protein LOC106297127 (The sequence of the model RefSeq protein was modified relative to this genomic sequence to represent the inferred CDS: inserted 1 base in 1 codon), with protein sequence MIPTDHESLSFSLGCVMFLAFLVFVICFMIKKKCKKNSNKSEIVRVDEHYKMNEAIVEGPHGPEAVVLSVEDDVHIEDLVKKGEKXMGKDGVVGSSRS encoded by the exons ATGATACCGACGGACCA TGAGTCGTTGTCTTTCTCTCTAGGTTGCGTTATGTTCTTGGCGTTTCTAGTGTTTGTCATTTGTTTCATGATCAAGAAGAAATGCAAGAAGAACAGTAATAAAAGTGAGATAGTTCGTGTCGATGAGCACTATAAGATGAACGAAGCTATAGTCGAGGGACCTCATGGACCAGAGGCAGTGGTGCTATCTGTTGAGGATGATGTTCATATAGAAGATTTAGTCAAAAAAGGGGAGA AAATGGGAAAAGACGGTGTAGTTGGATCTTCCCGTTCTTAA